The sequence ATTCCATTGATGTAGCCTTCACCATAATTACCTATGTAGAGAAGGCATTGTTCGGCAACATCGCTGCCAAATAGTGCTTTGTACATGATTTCCAGCTCTTTTCGTACCCCATTCAGGTACTTACGTACCCTTCTAAGGGACTATTATACCCCAAAAGGGTACGCCTGCAACCATTTTTGTCGTTGACACACATACCTGCGTATGGTATTCTGATTTCATCAGATTGACATAGCCCCACCCTATATTCCAATCCGCCCTGGACACTTCCAGGCTCAATCTGACACTGCTGCCACCAAGATCCCCAACTTGTCGTAACCTGGATTCCAGGTTACGCAGCGGCAGCTGTGTATGAATTTGGTGAGATTGTCCACTCGGTGTGTGGACAATCTTTAAAGCACACTCAAGATAAAAAGCAGGTGTTATAGAGGAAAATGAAAAGAAAACCGCCTGCAATACGTAAAAAAAACAAATCTTCTGAGCTTATACAACCCAGGAAAGGGCACTTGTTTGAGCGAGTTGTCTCTATTCTTGAACAGGCAAAAACCAATGTAGTACATGCAGTAAACAACAATATGGTTGTTGCCTACTGGTTAATTGGTCGTGAAATTGTGCAGGAATTGCAAGCCGGCAAAACCAAAGCGAAATATGGGGAAGCAACTATTGAAGATTTAGCTAAACAGCTAACTAATCGCTACGGGCAAGGATATTCCATACCAAACCTGAAAAATTTTCGGCAATTTTACCTTGTTTATAGTAATAGGACTCCTGAGATTAGCTACACACCGTGTAGCCAATTAAACCAAAAACAAAAAAGCTACCCAACGGGTAGCTTTTTCATGGGTTTTCGCCCCAATCTTACATGGTCTCATTATCGAGCATTAATGCGTATCGAAAAGGATAAGGCAAGACAGTTTTATGAAGAAGAATCAGCAACTTGTAGTTGGAGCGTCCGAGAGTTAGAGAGGCAAATCCATTCGTTTTACTACGAGCGCTTGCTTGTCACTAAAGACAAGAAGAGCATGTTACAAGCTCAACGCGATACTAAGAGACAAGTATTATTACCTGAGGACATACTAAAATCACCCACTGTCCTTGAATTTCTCAATTTACCTGACGTTACTCCACTACATGAATCAGAATTTGAGCAAGCAATAATTGATAATTTGCAATCGTTTTTGCTGGAACTTGGCAAAGGATTTGCCTTTGTTGCTAGACAACAACGATTACGTTTTGAAGATGAGGACTTTTATGTTGACCTTGTTTTTTACAACTATCTCCTTAAATGCTTTATTTTGGTCGATCTCAAAATGGGCAAACTTACACACCAAGATATTGGGCAAATGGACAGTTATATTCGCATGTACAAGGATTTGTACCAACTCAAAAGCGATAATCCAACCATTGGCTTGATTCTCTGTGCTAAGAAAAATGAGACCATTGCCAAATATTCAGTACTAAAAGAAAGCAAGCAATTGTTTGCCTCAAAATACATGCTTTATCTACCTACAGAAAAGGAACTTGCTCTTGAATTGGAACGTACATCAAACAATCTAGAAAGACAATAACCATGAATATTCGCAATGAAGTCACTGTACTAAAACAACACCTTGAACATCTTTTTCCAGGTAAGTGGATTTCCGGCAATAACTTAGATGAACGGCACGGAAAACAAAAGCTTATCTCAACTGGACTTCCGGAAATAGATCATGGACTTATAAATGGACTCAGCCGCCAGCGTATTACAGAATGGCTCGGCACAACGTCTTCAGGAAAAACAACTTTTCTACGCAATCTTATAAGCAATTGGTGTTCTGCCGGATTCAATGTTGCCTACATTGATATTGAAAGCAGATTACTTGCCAGTGATTGGGCTTATCTCAATCAAGATCCTTATAAAGGTCGCTTTTGGGCTGTTCGTCTAAACAACAAAACACAAGATGCCGTATGGGCAGCCGAACAACTTATTCGTTCACATGCCTTTGATGTAGTGATACTTGATTTAGCAACAGATAAAACTACGGCACACAATCAAAGCCGCCATCATGCTCGCTTACAAAGAGCACTCGATAAATCACGAACAGCCCTGTTAATCCTCAAAGACATAAATAGCTTTGCCCAAAGCAATAGTTGGGGTTGCCATGCTCGCTTTTCTTTTGCCTGGCAGAAAGTTACTTCTCAAAACAAAACCCTAAATCAAAAAGGTCTGTCCGGCATAACAGCAATTTTGCCGGCAGCAGATTTATTGGTTTCTAAAGACGGCATGTCCAAGAGTTTGGCAATTACCCCGTACGAGGAGGGCGGTCAATATGTCCAGAATTGCTTGTTTACGCATCCCTCAATTCCAGATCGCCGTACACCAAAAGCATGAACCGGATTTGAAAAATACTGCCTTTGTCATCCTCGACAACAACGCGGAAGGCAATGGTCGATCAAAGATTTTCATGTGCTCTGACAAAGCCAGTCAGAAAAACATTATTGCCGGCATGCGTTTATCGGAAGCCAAGGCAGTATGTTCCACATTAGTCTTTCGCAAATACGAATCTCAACTTTATCAAGAAGCGCAAAAGAAACTCATTCAAGAATTTGTCTTGTGCTCACCTAAAGTCTCAGCAGACCAATTAGGCACATTTTTACTGGATGCCTCCGGACTAAGCCATTTGGGCGGCGAAACTACTTTCTGCCGCAATCTTCTTAAAGCTGCCGGCAAAGCTGGTTTTGTAAATGCCCACGTAGGAGTCGCCGACAGTGCTTTTGCAGCTGAGGTTGCTTCTCGTTTGAAAAACAAACGCTGGCACGTGGTGCAAAAAGGGCAAGACAGAAATGTTTTAGCCCCACTTTCCATCTGGCATTTACCAATTAGTTTCGATATGAAAGAGGCTCTTTCGGATCTTGGCATTAAGACAATGTCCCAATTATTGGCAATTCCTGTGCCTGAACTTATCGAACGCTTTGGCTTAGAAGCTTTATTTGCCATAAATCTTTCTCAAGGCATAGACAAGCGCAAACCACATCTTCCCCCGCAAGAAAAACATTTCGAATGTTCAGTTGAACTTGGCGCCCCAATGGAAGCTCTTAACGAGACTCTATTTATCCTCAAATCCATGATCGACAGGCTGCTTATTCAATTAAAGAAAGAAGATCTTGCGGTCGAAGAGTTGACTATCGCCTTCTATAACGACAATGACAAATTCGATGAGCGCCCTGTTAAGCTACTGCGTCCCTCGGGTAATAACAAATTCCTTCTGGAAGTTTTAAAACTATCCCTGGAAGCAAAACCTCTCATGCGCGAATACACAGGAATTACACTTGCCGTAAGCCGCTTTACTAACGCTCTTTGGGAACAGCAAGAATTTGACGAAATAGCAGATGACAACAACAAGGATGATATCTCACCCGCACTGCTTCTTATGCTGCAACGCTTCAATACCCGTCTGGGCGAAAATGCCGTCGTAAAGCCTTTGGCAAACGATCAATACATACCTGAGCACGCAGGAGTCTGGGTACCGGTTCTTGATGAACAACATCCTGTTTTGCCACTGAGCAATAATTACCTGAAGGTCTACAACAACAGCAAAGGCAATGCGGCAAATCTAGTTTTAAAACAACACAAAGAACCAATTCCTGTGTTGGTAAAACTCAATGGCTTATTGCCAGGCGCTATTGCCTATCAGGGGCAATGGTATCGCATCAATCAGATAACCATCCCTGATCGTTTATCAGGACTCTGGTGGGAAAAGGCCGTCTATAAATCCTATTACATGGCTGAAGCTGAGCCGCAACAATACAAAGAAGCCGGTGTTTCCTTGATGTTATTAACCGAGCACATAAATCAAGGCAAAAGTAGTTGGTACATGGAAGGCTATTATGACTAACAAAATAGAATATGCCGAATTACATTGTCATTCAGCATTTTCTTTGCTTGATGGTGCCTCCAACCCGGAAGATCTTGTATCCCGCGCTAAAAACATCGGCTTAAAAGCTCTGGCACTTACTGACCATGATGAATTAGGCGGCATTCCTCGTTTTGCTCACGCAGCTAAAGAACTCTCTCTTGAAGCAATTATTGGATCAGAACTCACTTTAGAAGATGACTCGCATCTGACTGTATTAGCCGAAAACATAGACGGCTACAAACATCTCTGCCAATTATTGAGCAATGCACGTTTAAAAGGACCCAGAGGCAGTCCCAAAATTAGTTACGAGGCATTGGCAAATAATTCGAAGGGACTAATAGCCCTGTCCGGTTGTCCAAAAGGATGCATTCCTTCGGCTTTTGCTAAAGGAGATTCCAATATTGCTTATGAGCAAGCCAATAAATTGCGCGATATTTTCCCAGATAGCTTTTACTTGGAACTTTGGGATCACGAACTAAGACAAGAAGCACTTTTAAACAGGCAACTTTTAGAACTATCCAAAAGTCTAAAAATCCCCTGGGTAACAACCAACAATGCACACTACGCAAGTCCCGGCGGAAGAATCATTCATGATGTGCTTACTTGTTTAAGACATGAAGTGACTCTTGAAACAGCCGGCAGGCGCCTGCGCCCAAACGGCAATTGGTATTTGAAATCACCGGAAGCCATGGCTCGTCTCTGGCGGCATGATCTAACCGGCATCAAAAATAGCGTACGCATTGCCGAGCGCTGCGCTTTTCGCCTGGGCGCCTTAAAACCTGCATTGCCACCATTTCCAGTGGCTCACGGCACAACCCACGATCAATTCCTCAGCAAATTAGTCTGGGAAGGAGCCACACATCGTTATCCGCACCTCAAAGACAAGCACATAGATCAAATCAATCACGAATTGGCTGTTATCAAACGTTTGCAATTGGCTCCCTATTTTTTGATCATGTGGGATATAGTTCGCTTTGCTCAATCTAAAGGAATTGCCGTGCAGGGGCGTGGCTCGGCAGCTAATTCAGCCGTTTGCTATTGCCTTTCAATTACTGCAGTTGACCCAATTGGTATGGAACTTCTCTTTGAACGCTTTCTTTCAGAAGGGCGCGAAGGACCACCTGATATTGATCTAGACATTGCCCATCAAGAAAGAGAAAAGGTAATTCAATATGTCTACGAAAGATACGGACGCGAACATGCAGCTATGGTCTGCGAAATTGCCACCTATCGAGGAAAATCTGCTGTGCGGGACGCCGCGCGCGTATTAGGCTTTGCTCCTGAACAAGCCGACAAATTAGCCAAACAGTCCCATTATCGAGAAGCGCTTGACGCAGCTCAAGGACTGGCTGCAGGCGGCGCACGCGAAGCCGGACTTGATCCTGATGACAGACGAGTGAAATTGCTTCTCAAAGTCGTCGCCGGATTAGACCATTTGCCTCGTCATAGATCTATCCACGTCGGCGGTTTTGTCCTTGCTGCCGAGCCACTTGGCTCACTTGTGCCAATTGAGCCGGCTTCCATGGAAGGCAGAACCGTCATTCAATGGGACAAGGACGACTTAGAACTAACAGGCATGATCAAAATTGATTTGCTTGGTCTGGGCATGCTGACGATGATTCAAGAAGCCGTAAAGCTTGTCAAACAACATCGCAATTATGATCTTGATTTAGCGCACTTAAATATGAGCGATCCAAATATTTACAAGATGCTTCAGCAAGCCGATACGATAGGTGTCTTTCAACTTGAATCCCGCGCGCAAATGAATATTCTGCCGAGG comes from Candidatus Obscuribacterales bacterium and encodes:
- a CDS encoding PDDEXK nuclease domain-containing protein is translated as MKRKPPAIRKKNKSSELIQPRKGHLFERVVSILEQAKTNVVHAVNNNMVVAYWLIGREIVQELQAGKTKAKYGEATIEDLAKQLTNRYGQGYSIPNLKNFRQFYLVYSNRTPEISYTPCSQLNQKQKSYPTGSFFMGFRPNLTWSHYRALMRIEKDKARQFYEEESATCSWSVRELERQIHSFYYERLLVTKDKKSMLQAQRDTKRQVLLPEDILKSPTVLEFLNLPDVTPLHESEFEQAIIDNLQSFLLELGKGFAFVARQQRLRFEDEDFYVDLVFYNYLLKCFILVDLKMGKLTHQDIGQMDSYIRMYKDLYQLKSDNPTIGLILCAKKNETIAKYSVLKESKQLFASKYMLYLPTEKELALELERTSNNLERQ
- a CDS encoding DNA polymerase Y family protein; the protein is MSRIACLRIPQFQIAVHQKHEPDLKNTAFVILDNNAEGNGRSKIFMCSDKASQKNIIAGMRLSEAKAVCSTLVFRKYESQLYQEAQKKLIQEFVLCSPKVSADQLGTFLLDASGLSHLGGETTFCRNLLKAAGKAGFVNAHVGVADSAFAAEVASRLKNKRWHVVQKGQDRNVLAPLSIWHLPISFDMKEALSDLGIKTMSQLLAIPVPELIERFGLEALFAINLSQGIDKRKPHLPPQEKHFECSVELGAPMEALNETLFILKSMIDRLLIQLKKEDLAVEELTIAFYNDNDKFDERPVKLLRPSGNNKFLLEVLKLSLEAKPLMREYTGITLAVSRFTNALWEQQEFDEIADDNNKDDISPALLLMLQRFNTRLGENAVVKPLANDQYIPEHAGVWVPVLDEQHPVLPLSNNYLKVYNNSKGNAANLVLKQHKEPIPVLVKLNGLLPGAIAYQGQWYRINQITIPDRLSGLWWEKAVYKSYYMAEAEPQQYKEAGVSLMLLTEHINQGKSSWYMEGYYD
- a CDS encoding error-prone DNA polymerase, translated to MTNKIEYAELHCHSAFSLLDGASNPEDLVSRAKNIGLKALALTDHDELGGIPRFAHAAKELSLEAIIGSELTLEDDSHLTVLAENIDGYKHLCQLLSNARLKGPRGSPKISYEALANNSKGLIALSGCPKGCIPSAFAKGDSNIAYEQANKLRDIFPDSFYLELWDHELRQEALLNRQLLELSKSLKIPWVTTNNAHYASPGGRIIHDVLTCLRHEVTLETAGRRLRPNGNWYLKSPEAMARLWRHDLTGIKNSVRIAERCAFRLGALKPALPPFPVAHGTTHDQFLSKLVWEGATHRYPHLKDKHIDQINHELAVIKRLQLAPYFLIMWDIVRFAQSKGIAVQGRGSAANSAVCYCLSITAVDPIGMELLFERFLSEGREGPPDIDLDIAHQEREKVIQYVYERYGREHAAMVCEIATYRGKSAVRDAARVLGFAPEQADKLAKQSHYREALDAAQGLAAGGAREAGLDPDDRRVKLLLKVVAGLDHLPRHRSIHVGGFVLAAEPLGSLVPIEPASMEGRTVIQWDKDDLELTGMIKIDLLGLGMLTMIQEAVKLVKQHRNYDLDLAHLNMSDPNIYKMLQQADTIGVFQLESRAQMNILPRLHPTHFYDIIVSIALVRPGPIQGNIVHPYVRRRRGEEEVSYLHPSLEPILKRTLGVPLFQEQGMRLAVVAAGFTPMQADQLRIVMSHKRSHEKMAKICADLSAGMQANGFSEEAIETITHQLKAFANYGFPESHAASFSLLVYASAYLKKYYAPEFYCAILNAQPMGFYSPATLIRDAQRHGITVLPPDLAHSQWDCTLEQLSLRVGLRYVKGLGSKAEKFLKDAWQTGGPFTSTEDVCRRSGLGPKALTLLAKAGAFETLHNGRRQALWSVLALSKKQQRNEPLKKLLPPKDPDHIQLLIPEMTELETMSADYATLGLSTSKHPMTFYRSWAKERQIYSCLDVVKGQDGDVITVAGGVICRQRPGTAKGFVFITLEDETGTANVVIRPFIFDKYRKVILNYSFLAITGKLQLHEGVANVIADHIEELPQLQGNPLIPSRDFQ